The following are from one region of the Paraglaciecola sp. L1A13 genome:
- a CDS encoding diguanylate cyclase domain-containing protein: MFKNGMIWIVLSVFFSITLNASERPFFSFIAADFSKQLSQKTVRQVYQDSTGYLWFVTQEGLSRYDGYQLLNFVHDPRDANSISSDNVRAVVEDKRNRLWIATDGGGLNLFDAEMHHFIELAAEENSVTKPTSDRQQALYLDTEGFIWIGYRNGNFSRFNSKDMTFKHFNTRELLPELDHDAGITSILEDEQYLFLTTNGNGLLKLSKMDNQLSRLSTKSATPLFSDRLTKVFIDVQKRMWLTSYDAGAGVLLPKSNKFIQLRAYQDKADSLAANFVHTIYQDQQKRIWLGTEAGVSLWDGSKGFTNFTVKDGLSDNIILSVLQDASGLMWLGTYSGITKSIEIPFEQIDSGLASNVVLGFAETLSSDGDRSIWVASYGGLTKLNSDGEVQQVINKQSSPALADDRVMTVRGEQNILWFGTRGGGLGRLNVDSQKINYLEHDPKNPQSLSFDGVSAILPDREGNLWIGTFGGGLDFLPKGSNDFVHYRYQINHPRSISSDRVLALERLEDGTLVIGTVSGINLFNPITLDFDRIEYQTDKIDGLSAPMAWALHQDSDMNLWVGTQGGGLNKWSSSDIDALNNHFSHYNGLNGLPSSHIYSIQSDEEANLWLSSTAGLTRFNPVNNKVRHFDSSNGLQDKEFNFGAGFTDSEGYMYFGGNSGFVRFHPNEITDSQKVPPVVLVRTKKLNDKVGVDLLYQDQPEIVLDYQDYYISFEFAALDFNAPELNEYRYKLEGLDPNWVELGHTRSASFTNLPAGDYVLRVQASNNQGLWNTEGKSLKLHVLPPPWQTSWAYILYTIFSVLVVLDGIRRYQHKRLREKRHLIELEMKVDERTIDLIRANEKLEQISFTDPLTGLKNRRYLAQNLSKDVDLVLNRYKSSKDRSALVSAEDTDLIFFLMDLDHFKHINDKYGHSAGDAVLIHVKSILERVFRETEYLLRWGGEEFLVVARFVDRENAPRLAERLRNVVEEYEFKIDQGNVLNITCSIGFSVFPLLSHQPTALNWERTIDIADLCLYAAKKSGRNAWVGLLDSTCNEEDTFLAIVEKTEQLIQLGQLRLASSITDTDKILWR; this comes from the coding sequence ATGTTCAAAAACGGAATGATCTGGATCGTACTATCCGTCTTTTTCAGTATTACACTTAACGCAAGTGAAAGACCTTTCTTTAGTTTTATAGCCGCAGACTTTAGCAAACAGCTCTCACAGAAAACTGTGCGCCAAGTATATCAAGATAGTACCGGATATTTGTGGTTCGTCACTCAAGAAGGGCTAAGTCGCTATGATGGCTATCAACTGCTGAATTTTGTACACGATCCTCGAGATGCAAATTCTATTAGCAGTGATAACGTTCGTGCTGTAGTTGAAGACAAGCGCAATAGATTATGGATTGCGACCGACGGAGGAGGATTAAATTTGTTTGATGCTGAGATGCATCACTTTATTGAGTTAGCTGCAGAAGAAAACTCAGTCACCAAACCTACTTCCGATAGACAACAAGCACTGTATTTGGATACCGAAGGTTTCATTTGGATTGGATATCGCAATGGTAATTTCAGTCGCTTTAATTCTAAAGATATGACGTTCAAGCATTTTAATACACGTGAGCTATTACCAGAACTGGATCATGATGCAGGCATCACTTCAATCTTAGAGGATGAACAATACTTATTTTTAACTACTAATGGCAATGGGCTACTGAAGTTAAGCAAAATGGATAATCAACTTTCCCGGCTTTCTACAAAAAGTGCAACTCCACTCTTTAGTGATCGTCTTACCAAGGTGTTCATTGATGTTCAAAAGCGTATGTGGTTAACAAGTTATGACGCTGGTGCAGGTGTTTTGCTTCCGAAAAGCAATAAGTTTATTCAATTACGAGCGTACCAAGATAAAGCCGATAGTTTAGCAGCAAATTTCGTCCACACTATTTATCAAGATCAGCAAAAGCGGATTTGGCTGGGAACGGAGGCGGGCGTAAGTCTGTGGGATGGTAGTAAAGGTTTTACAAATTTCACAGTTAAAGATGGACTGAGTGACAATATAATTCTGTCTGTTTTGCAGGACGCGTCTGGCTTAATGTGGCTTGGAACCTATAGCGGTATTACCAAGAGTATTGAAATACCTTTTGAGCAAATTGATTCAGGCTTAGCAAGCAATGTTGTTTTGGGATTTGCAGAAACCCTTTCGTCTGACGGGGACCGGTCTATTTGGGTTGCCAGTTACGGAGGACTAACAAAACTGAATAGCGATGGAGAAGTGCAACAGGTCATAAACAAGCAGAGTAGCCCGGCGCTCGCCGACGATCGGGTTATGACAGTCCGCGGTGAGCAAAATATTTTATGGTTTGGCACAAGAGGTGGCGGTTTGGGACGCTTAAACGTTGATTCACAGAAAATCAACTACCTAGAACATGATCCTAAAAATCCACAAAGTTTAAGTTTCGACGGGGTATCGGCAATTCTACCTGACCGTGAAGGTAATCTTTGGATCGGTACTTTTGGCGGAGGATTAGATTTTCTGCCCAAAGGAAGCAATGATTTCGTGCATTATAGGTACCAAATAAACCATCCAAGAAGTATTAGTAGCGATCGTGTTTTAGCACTTGAACGACTCGAAGATGGCACTTTAGTTATTGGAACGGTTTCGGGGATCAATTTATTCAACCCGATAACTTTAGATTTCGACCGCATTGAATATCAGACAGATAAAATTGACGGTTTATCTGCCCCAATGGCGTGGGCCCTTCATCAAGATTCAGATATGAACCTTTGGGTGGGTACTCAAGGAGGAGGGTTAAATAAATGGTCTTCATCAGATATAGATGCGCTGAATAATCACTTCAGCCACTATAATGGCCTTAATGGTTTACCCAGTAGTCACATATATTCGATTCAATCTGATGAGGAGGCTAATTTATGGCTTAGCAGCACTGCTGGTTTGACACGCTTTAATCCCGTGAATAACAAAGTTCGCCATTTTGATTCCTCTAATGGATTACAGGACAAAGAGTTTAACTTTGGTGCGGGATTTACCGACAGTGAAGGTTATATGTATTTTGGAGGGAACTCAGGGTTCGTTCGTTTTCATCCTAATGAAATCACCGATAGCCAGAAGGTGCCACCAGTCGTTTTAGTGCGCACCAAAAAACTCAATGATAAAGTGGGCGTTGATTTGCTTTATCAAGATCAGCCTGAAATTGTTTTGGATTATCAAGATTATTATATTTCTTTTGAATTTGCTGCGTTAGATTTCAATGCACCTGAACTAAACGAATATCGCTATAAACTAGAGGGGCTCGACCCTAACTGGGTCGAGCTAGGACATACTCGATCGGCGTCATTTACTAACTTACCAGCTGGCGATTATGTGCTTAGAGTTCAAGCAAGCAACAATCAGGGCCTATGGAATACAGAAGGGAAATCCTTAAAATTGCATGTACTGCCTCCTCCATGGCAGACAAGTTGGGCTTATATTTTGTACACAATATTCTCGGTATTAGTTGTACTGGACGGCATCAGACGATATCAACATAAGCGCTTGCGGGAGAAGCGGCACCTAATAGAATTAGAGATGAAAGTAGATGAAAGAACCATCGACCTAATTAGAGCAAACGAAAAACTTGAACAAATCAGTTTCACAGATCCTTTAACAGGTTTAAAAAATCGCCGTTATTTGGCGCAGAACTTAAGTAAAGATGTTGATTTAGTGCTCAATCGTTATAAAAGCAGTAAAGACAGAAGTGCCTTAGTGTCAGCCGAAGACACAGATCTCATTTTCTTTTTAATGGACTTGGATCATTTCAAACACATTAATGATAAATACGGTCACAGTGCCGGTGATGCGGTGTTAATTCACGTTAAGTCTATTCTAGAACGCGTTTTTCGAGAGACTGAATATTTATTGCGCTGGGGAGGGGAGGAGTTTTTAGTTGTTGCGCGATTTGTCGACAGAGAAAATGCACCGCGATTAGCTGAACGACTGCGAAATGTTGTTGAAGAATATGAATTTAAAATTGATCAAGGCAATGTGCTTAATATTACGTGTTCTATTGGTTTTTCGGTATTTCCGCTTTTGTCCCATCAACCTACCGCATTAAATTGGGAACGAACCATCGATATTGCCGACTTGTGCTTATATGCGGCTAAAAAATCAGGACGAAATGCTTGGGTAGGGCTACTTGATTCAACATGTAATGAAGAAGACACTTTTCTAGCGATTGTTGAAAAAACGGAACAATTAATTCAGTTAGGGCAACTTCGTTTAGCCAGTTCTATTACCGATACTGACAAGATTTTATGGCGTTAG
- a CDS encoding S8 family peptidase encodes MKLKFNKKSAVLLAGLMGFSVLPLSASASGLLGLNLDEIVTTLDVNELTTSLGLPEVPIVNSLLSMDNEILIQGGDIAVLRQLIDTVGGLVTHELPLVGGIGVRVSDLQLTILRNLPLGLIKITENEAVFTSGALDHCLVYGSHVVDLTANKIRWNLYNAKDMQANAKKMTFSWPEQLGQVRSVKFNGKTVYWSLFSRQNGELTLDNSSLSRYANLDSFESATVEVSFSRYGTDSYDQRDFSMDVEFAEDCDRSLVKGYDTQASDEDSNSYYVNNIGADELHDQGITGKDVTVAVIDSGLWASKSALSKNTENRARITAAYDAIENIDVTADNMTDENSHGTHITGIIANSDRAIVDGQMRSFYQGVAPDANLVVVKAFHEDGHSTYLDALRGLQYIADNYEALNIRVVNLSFGAPPRSNYWDDPINQAVMALWEKDIVVVTSAGNTGPSAMTIGVPANVPYVISVGAISDNYTQDNPNDDTLLSFSSQGPTHEAFIKPDMVAPGGHMFSLANEDMYVPNKFPQYMVGDDRFIMSGTSQASGVVSGVVALMLQNDPSLSANDIKCRLMSSTTMAQANGKLAYSPFQQGSGSVNALMAVQSTRSNCANNGMDIAADLSGEQHYMGAARKDDNGNYYIEGFEFEVWEEAFMWDEAFMWDEAFMWDEAFMWDEAFMWDEAFMWDEAFMWDEAFMWDEAFMWDEAYMNQENFMLQE; translated from the coding sequence ATGAAACTAAAATTTAATAAAAAAAGTGCGGTATTACTTGCGGGGTTAATGGGCTTTTCTGTTTTGCCTCTGTCCGCATCAGCGAGTGGGTTACTAGGTTTAAACTTAGACGAAATTGTGACCACACTTGATGTAAACGAATTGACAACGTCTTTAGGTTTACCAGAAGTCCCTATTGTTAACAGCCTTTTGAGTATGGATAACGAAATACTGATTCAAGGTGGCGATATTGCTGTGCTGCGTCAGCTTATAGATACCGTTGGTGGGCTTGTAACCCATGAATTACCATTAGTCGGTGGTATTGGCGTGCGAGTGAGTGATTTACAACTTACCATTTTGAGAAATTTACCACTTGGTTTGATTAAAATTACTGAAAATGAAGCTGTTTTCACATCGGGCGCGTTGGATCATTGCTTGGTGTACGGTAGTCATGTTGTTGATTTAACGGCAAATAAGATCCGTTGGAATTTATATAACGCTAAAGATATGCAAGCGAACGCTAAAAAAATGACATTTTCTTGGCCAGAGCAACTAGGCCAAGTACGGTCAGTTAAATTTAATGGTAAAACTGTCTATTGGAGTTTATTTAGTCGCCAAAATGGTGAATTAACCTTGGATAATAGTAGCTTAAGTCGCTATGCCAATTTAGATTCATTTGAAAGTGCCACGGTTGAAGTGTCGTTTTCACGCTATGGCACAGATAGTTACGACCAACGTGATTTTTCAATGGACGTCGAGTTTGCAGAAGATTGTGATCGTAGCTTAGTCAAAGGTTACGACACACAAGCGAGCGATGAAGATAGCAATAGCTACTATGTAAACAATATAGGGGCAGATGAACTTCACGACCAAGGTATTACCGGTAAAGATGTAACCGTTGCGGTGATAGATAGCGGACTTTGGGCCAGCAAAAGCGCTCTTAGTAAAAACACTGAAAACCGAGCAAGAATAACAGCAGCTTATGATGCGATTGAAAATATTGATGTGACAGCGGATAACATGACTGACGAAAATAGTCATGGTACTCACATCACCGGTATTATTGCTAACAGTGACCGTGCAATTGTTGACGGCCAAATGCGCAGCTTTTATCAAGGTGTCGCCCCAGACGCTAATCTAGTGGTGGTGAAGGCATTTCATGAAGATGGTCACAGTACTTATTTAGATGCATTACGCGGGTTACAGTATATTGCTGATAATTATGAGGCGTTAAATATTCGTGTTGTGAATCTTTCGTTCGGTGCGCCGCCGCGCTCAAACTACTGGGATGATCCGATTAACCAAGCGGTTATGGCATTGTGGGAAAAAGACATTGTTGTTGTCACTTCTGCTGGTAATACAGGGCCCTCAGCAATGACGATAGGCGTTCCAGCTAACGTACCTTATGTTATTAGCGTTGGTGCGATAAGCGACAACTATACCCAAGACAATCCAAATGATGACACCTTACTATCGTTTTCATCGCAAGGCCCAACGCATGAGGCTTTTATCAAGCCTGATATGGTGGCGCCCGGTGGCCATATGTTTAGTTTGGCCAATGAAGATATGTATGTGCCAAACAAATTTCCTCAATATATGGTAGGCGATGACCGTTTTATCATGTCTGGGACCTCTCAGGCTTCTGGTGTGGTCAGCGGTGTGGTTGCATTAATGTTGCAAAACGACCCAAGCTTAAGTGCGAACGATATAAAGTGTCGTTTAATGAGCAGTACTACAATGGCGCAGGCAAATGGTAAATTAGCCTATAGCCCTTTCCAACAAGGATCGGGCAGTGTTAATGCACTTATGGCAGTACAGTCAACACGTTCTAATTGCGCTAATAACGGTATGGATATCGCAGCTGACTTAAGTGGCGAACAGCATTATATGGGTGCAGCCCGTAAAGATGACAACGGTAATTATTATATCGAAGGTTTTGAGTTCGAAGTTTGGGAAGAAGCCTTCATGTGGGATGAAGCCTTTATGTGGGATGAAGCCTTTATGTGGGATGAAGCCTTCATGTGGGATGAAGCCTTTATGTGGGATGAAGCCTTTATGTGGGATGAAGCCTTTATGTGGGATGAAGCCTTTATGTGGGACGAAGCCTTTATGTGGGACGAAGCATATATGAATCAGGAAAACTTCATGTTGCAAGAGTAA
- a CDS encoding hybrid sensor histidine kinase/response regulator has product MFRNGIFWFICFLSFSSGIHAADTPNFSFTPAELSQQLSQKTVRQIYQDSTGYLWIVTQEGVNRYDGYQLLSFVHDPRKPDSLSSDNVRAVLEDNEKRLWIATDGGGLNLFNAAKQTFSSLKEGATFLASPMSNQVRSMIRETSGSIWLGYNDGNFSRFNPLDMQFEHFDTRVLLPELDKDAAIMSIVEDLHNIWFATDGNGLLKLNKKTKELTRLHTGASVPLFSDRLTQLFVDVQQRLWVTSHDAGVSVFDPQRMNFTNWQHHADQPNSLAANLVHTVYQDQHQRIWLGTEAGASLWDGRDKFTNFNIDDGLSDNKILSILQDSSGLLWFGTYNGITKSIEVPFEYIEKGLASKVVLGFAETESSIGERAIWVATYGGLTRLNSNGEVQEVINKDSVPALHDARVMTVRGDNNILWFGTRGGGLGRLNVDTQQIEYFVHEPENPKSLSFNGVTSVFPDNAGNVWVGTFGGGVNYLPAGSKDFVHYRFDENNPRSLNNDRVLAVYQLLDGTMVVGTVSGINLLDPVTLDFEHIEHQPENFDSLSASMAWAFYQDEKAQLWVGTQGGGLNRWSARDIAALSNNFTHYDSFSGLPSSHIYTILNDDKGHLWLSSTAGLTRLDPDSGKVRHFDTSQGLKESEFNFGAGFKDSQGFMYFGGNEGMIRFHPDDIKDSDIIPPVVLVRIKKLNEQVWFDVPYQRLQELELDYKDYFISFEFAALDFNAPGLNEYRYKLEGLDPNWIELEHRRLATFTNLPAGDYVLKVQASNNQGLWNTQGVALPLTVLPPPWKTLWAYGLYVLIILLIMLNVVWRYRQKRLREMQRLIELEDKVEERTKELRYANTQLEHAMEETEKARRLAEQASKEKSDFLAIMSHEIRTPMNGVLGMTEVLLSSDLKPKQQHFAQLVYRSGRLLLDLLNNILDFSKLEAGKAALESVPVDLEALLEEVCDLFSEAAYNKGLHINAILSDEVLPQVYADPARLRQIIANLTSNAIKFTERGEVNVSIRRVPCHDVAAKRKLSDAQYSGFVFCVQDTGIGMAPDRQQKVFEMFTQADASTTRKYGGTGLGLAICKQLTALMGGNLALQSNIGEGSRFSLEVDLPLTENILPQLEPIYNCPTVHLVNLTVGLGKSIETMLGKLDIKVVHVQRIKSELASAKNGLWVSQSEYQTALEESGINLKNWICLLPTSQWQENDQRNILPLPVHFRGLHQSLCRALGIENENQKRLDEDHRNHQKFNANILVAEDSLTNQEVAKSMLGLLGCEAWLADNGAEAVEQVNLQQPDLVLMDCQMPVMDGYAATRAIRNNWPNIPIVALTAGMGDNLRQQCLDSGMNEVMSKPFSLQELEQMLLRYLPVPNGPKSTSAGKTTERDIEHESEPDDTGPSSLLDMGTIDTLLKISRDTGNPVFDRVLDAFTQEAEKLVDQLNEQVNLDEPDFTTIGEIAHALKSMAGNSGAKALYELCKELEGKMKNTQGSDIHPLAQRIQSIFNISCEKLEAFRHVD; this is encoded by the coding sequence ATGTTTAGAAACGGTATTTTTTGGTTCATATGCTTCCTCTCTTTCAGCTCAGGTATTCACGCTGCTGATACCCCAAACTTTAGCTTTACGCCAGCTGAATTAAGCCAGCAATTGTCACAAAAAACCGTTCGTCAAATATACCAAGACAGCACCGGTTACTTGTGGATAGTGACCCAAGAAGGCGTGAACCGCTATGACGGTTATCAACTGCTTAGTTTTGTGCATGATCCGCGCAAACCTGATTCGCTTAGCTCTGACAATGTAAGGGCGGTATTAGAGGATAACGAGAAACGTTTATGGATTGCCACTGACGGCGGTGGGCTCAATTTATTTAACGCTGCTAAGCAAACGTTTTCGAGCCTAAAAGAGGGGGCTACATTTTTAGCATCACCCATGTCCAATCAAGTTAGAAGCATGATACGCGAAACAAGTGGCTCTATCTGGTTAGGCTACAATGATGGCAATTTCAGCCGATTCAACCCGCTCGATATGCAATTTGAACACTTCGATACGCGAGTCTTGTTACCTGAATTAGATAAAGATGCGGCCATTATGTCCATCGTTGAAGATTTGCATAATATCTGGTTTGCGACCGACGGTAATGGCTTACTCAAGTTAAATAAGAAAACGAAAGAACTAACACGACTGCATACTGGCGCTAGCGTGCCGCTATTTAGTGATCGGTTAACGCAGTTATTCGTCGACGTTCAACAGCGGTTATGGGTGACCAGCCATGATGCTGGCGTTAGTGTGTTTGATCCCCAGCGAATGAATTTTACTAATTGGCAACACCATGCCGATCAGCCCAATAGTTTAGCCGCGAATTTAGTGCACACCGTTTATCAAGATCAGCACCAACGTATTTGGCTTGGAACTGAAGCTGGAGCAAGTCTTTGGGATGGAAGAGATAAATTTACCAACTTTAATATCGACGATGGATTAAGTGACAATAAAATATTGTCGATTTTACAGGACTCATCAGGCTTGCTGTGGTTTGGTACCTACAATGGTATTACCAAAAGTATCGAAGTGCCCTTTGAATACATTGAAAAAGGGTTGGCTAGTAAGGTTGTTCTCGGTTTCGCTGAAACTGAATCGTCCATTGGAGAGCGCGCTATTTGGGTGGCAACTTATGGCGGACTAACCCGGCTAAACAGCAACGGGGAAGTACAGGAAGTCATTAATAAAGACAGTGTACCAGCGCTACACGATGCACGAGTAATGACCGTGCGAGGTGATAATAATATACTGTGGTTTGGCACCCGAGGCGGTGGTCTGGGTCGACTTAATGTAGATACCCAGCAAATAGAATACTTCGTGCATGAGCCAGAAAACCCTAAGAGTTTGAGTTTTAATGGCGTAACGAGTGTATTCCCGGACAATGCAGGTAATGTTTGGGTGGGGACATTTGGTGGTGGGGTGAACTATCTACCAGCCGGAAGTAAAGATTTTGTGCATTATCGCTTTGATGAAAATAACCCAAGAAGCCTTAATAATGATCGTGTGTTAGCGGTTTATCAACTTCTTGACGGAACTATGGTTGTTGGTACCGTTTCGGGCATAAATTTACTCGACCCTGTAACGTTGGACTTTGAGCACATTGAGCACCAACCAGAAAACTTTGATAGTTTATCTGCATCAATGGCGTGGGCTTTTTATCAAGACGAAAAAGCGCAATTATGGGTCGGAACGCAAGGAGGAGGGTTGAATAGATGGTCCGCTCGAGATATCGCGGCCTTGAGTAATAACTTCACACACTATGACAGTTTTAGTGGCCTGCCCAGTAGTCATATTTATACGATATTAAATGATGACAAAGGCCATCTATGGCTTAGCAGCACTGCCGGCTTAACACGGCTAGATCCTGATAGCGGCAAAGTACGTCATTTCGATACGTCACAGGGTTTGAAAGAAAGTGAATTTAATTTCGGGGCGGGGTTTAAAGATAGCCAAGGGTTTATGTACTTCGGTGGTAATGAAGGCATGATCCGCTTCCATCCGGATGACATCAAAGACAGTGATATTATTCCACCTGTCGTCTTAGTGCGTATCAAAAAGCTCAATGAACAGGTGTGGTTTGATGTGCCTTACCAGCGCTTGCAAGAGCTAGAGCTGGATTATAAAGACTATTTTATATCCTTTGAATTTGCTGCGCTAGATTTTAATGCGCCAGGTTTAAATGAATACCGTTACAAACTCGAAGGGTTAGATCCAAATTGGATTGAGTTAGAGCATCGACGCTTAGCAACCTTTACTAATTTACCCGCCGGCGATTACGTACTCAAAGTGCAAGCCAGTAACAATCAAGGCTTGTGGAACACGCAAGGTGTAGCATTACCATTAACGGTGTTACCGCCCCCTTGGAAAACTCTGTGGGCCTATGGTCTTTACGTATTAATTATATTGCTGATTATGTTGAATGTTGTGTGGCGATACCGCCAAAAACGTTTACGTGAAATGCAGCGCTTGATCGAATTGGAAGACAAAGTAGAAGAGCGTACCAAAGAGTTGCGCTATGCCAATACACAACTCGAACACGCCATGGAAGAAACTGAAAAGGCCCGACGACTTGCTGAGCAAGCAAGTAAAGAGAAGAGTGACTTTCTTGCGATCATGAGCCATGAAATTCGTACCCCCATGAATGGTGTGCTTGGCATGACGGAGGTTCTGCTAAGTTCCGATTTGAAACCCAAACAACAGCATTTTGCGCAATTAGTATATCGATCTGGTCGGTTGTTACTTGATCTGTTGAATAATATTTTAGACTTTTCAAAATTAGAAGCAGGCAAAGCAGCATTGGAATCGGTGCCAGTTGATTTAGAAGCCTTGCTTGAAGAAGTGTGCGACTTGTTTAGCGAAGCGGCTTACAACAAAGGTCTGCACATCAATGCTATTTTGTCAGATGAAGTATTGCCTCAGGTTTATGCCGACCCAGCACGATTACGCCAAATCATCGCTAACCTAACCAGTAACGCTATTAAGTTTACCGAGCGCGGTGAGGTGAATGTCAGCATTAGACGAGTACCCTGTCACGATGTTGCAGCTAAGCGGAAATTGAGTGATGCACAGTACAGTGGTTTTGTGTTTTGTGTGCAAGATACAGGTATTGGTATGGCGCCAGATCGTCAGCAAAAAGTGTTTGAAATGTTCACGCAGGCGGATGCTTCTACCACACGTAAATATGGCGGTACCGGCTTAGGCTTAGCTATTTGTAAGCAATTAACTGCATTGATGGGGGGCAATTTGGCCCTGCAATCAAATATAGGGGAGGGCAGTCGATTTAGTTTGGAGGTTGATTTACCATTAACTGAAAATATCTTGCCGCAACTTGAGCCGATTTATAACTGCCCTACTGTGCATTTGGTTAATCTAACCGTGGGCCTTGGTAAATCTATTGAAACGATGTTGGGTAAGTTAGACATCAAAGTAGTGCATGTTCAACGGATAAAATCTGAGTTGGCATCGGCTAAAAATGGTTTATGGGTAAGCCAATCGGAGTATCAAACAGCTCTTGAAGAATCAGGGATTAACCTGAAAAATTGGATTTGTTTACTGCCGACGTCTCAATGGCAAGAAAATGATCAGCGCAATATATTACCTCTGCCCGTTCATTTTAGAGGTTTGCATCAGAGTCTATGCCGCGCTTTGGGCATTGAAAATGAAAACCAAAAACGCCTAGATGAAGATCATCGTAATCATCAAAAATTTAATGCCAATATTCTGGTGGCAGAAGATAGCTTAACGAATCAAGAAGTCGCCAAGAGTATGTTGGGACTATTAGGTTGTGAAGCTTGGTTAGCTGATAACGGTGCAGAAGCCGTTGAACAAGTGAATTTACAGCAACCTGATTTAGTTTTAATGGACTGCCAAATGCCAGTGATGGACGGTTACGCCGCAACTAGAGCGATCCGGAATAATTGGCCTAATATACCCATTGTTGCCCTTACGGCCGGTATGGGCGATAACTTGCGCCAGCAATGCTTAGATTCAGGCATGAATGAAGTCATGTCTAAACCTTTCTCTTTGCAAGAATTAGAGCAAATGTTACTGCGTTATTTGCCCGTTCCGAATGGCCCTAAAAGTACCAGCGCAGGCAAAACAACAGAACGCGATATTGAACATGAGTCTGAGCCTGATGATACAGGGCCATCGAGCTTATTAGATATGGGAACCATTGACACCTTACTAAAAATTTCACGGGATACTGGCAATCCTGTATTTGACCGAGTTCTTGATGCATTTACACAAGAAGCCGAAAAATTAGTCGACCAACTGAATGAGCAAGTTAACCTTGATGAGCCTGATTTCACGACTATTGGCGAAATTGCTCATGCGCTTAAATCTATGGCTGGAAACTCAGGCGCCAAAGCCTTATACGAATTGTGTAAGGAATTAGAAGGCAAAATGAAGAATACTCAAGGGAGTGATATACACCCGTTAGCTCAGCGCATTCAGTCGATATTTAATATCAGTTGCGAGAAATTGGAAGCATTTAGACATGTCGATTGA